The Acetivibrio cellulolyticus CD2 genome segment AAATCAATTAAAATACGGAACTATAAACGCATCGAGGACACCAATTTTTGTTAATATCGGTAATCATGATTATTTAAGAGGAAAAACAACTAAAGCTGTAAGCCGTAATGACTATACAAAAGATATAGGGCAGCACAATAATATAATTAAACTTTTTGATAGCAATAAAGGACCGAGAGTGGCAGTAGTACTTCTGGATACCGGTTTTACAATTTCAGGTAAACTTCCTTCCGGCGAGGATTACAGCAAAGTCCTGAAAAGTATTGAAGATAAAATGATAGATTTAATAAAGAAGCACAACACTATCAGATTTATTATTGACATGCATGTTCCACCACAAATATTGGCAACAACAAAAAATGATAAAAAATTTAATTCAAGTCATGTGTTATCAACTCAATTTAATAGCAAATTTAGAAAGTTTATAAAGGATTTTACAAGTAGGTACCCTGGCAGAATAATAGCCATAACAGCCCACCATAAGCATGGCTGGGTTCAGAAAAATGCTTATTACTTTTCATATAAAACCTATGATATGAAAACTCATAAAATACCAATATATCTTACTGCTCAGGGAGGACACTGTGACGGAAATGTTCAAAATGCACAATACAGCTTTTATATAATAAGCTTTGCAACATTTAAAAAGAATAAGAAAAGATACTATAAAATAACCAATGTTAACAGATTTAATGTAACTTATAATGTTGCTAACAATGTATATAAATTAAGTAATCCGATTCCAATAGGAAAATAAGGAGGGATGAGAGATGAGTGAAGCCACCTTTAAAAAGCATTTAGCAGAATTGGATGGAGTTTTGAGTTTACTGCAGGGGGATATTGAATCCGGTCCTGATGATGTAGTGCAAGACTGGTATGATCAGACGCTGGATGTTATATATAAATATGAAGATGAGATTGATAGCAACCTGTACGTGCGTTTAGGTATGGACGAAGATTCCATTGAAGATGGGGAAATATTAGAAGATGAGAATGCGGAGGAACTGGAGACTGAAGAATATGAAGAGGAAATAGTTGATAGTTCTGATGAGCTTGACGAGGCAGCAGAAGAGGATGCTGCTGATGGCACAGCAGTTTTTCAAATTGAAGATATAGAGAATGCTAAAGCTATCACAATAAATATAAAACTTCCTAATCCTTGGTAAATATTTATTATAGATGACAAAGGGTAATTGGAGAGACGCGAACAATTTCATACATGAAAAAGCAAAGGCATCAGGTCAGCAACCCGGTGCCTTTGTTGTAAATGTATAGTTTAGGCTAAAAGAATATATAAAAAGCTATTTTTAGGTAAAAGTTAAAATCTCATGCTGGTGAAAGAAAATGTAATAAAAGATATTGCAAACCAGATATCGGTGAGCTAAGATATGTATTATAGTGGTAAATTTAATGAAATTTTGGATAAGAAAAGGGTTATTGAATCGCATCGGTAAGTTCGTTCAAAATCCTAAGAGTTATACGAAATTTCCCTTGCGGTTACTCAAAGAAGTTTTGATTTTTTATACATTTTGAAAGTTTAGAGGAGATGAAATTATGAAAGTAGCTAAAATTGGTGTTTTGTTCATTGTGAGTGCTATTCTATTTTTATGTTCGTGTTCATCAAATCAACATGATAGCTTAAATAATTTGGGGACTAAATACAACATTGAAAATAATAAAACCAAATTTGGAGTTTATTTATATGATTCAGTTGAAACATTAAGTAATGATGGGAAAGAAAGCAAGCTTAATGAGATACCTGTAATTTCAGAAAATAATATTAAAAGTTATAACTGGAAGACTCATGAAATAATTCTGAGTAATATTGAGAAACGTGATATTGATTTTCAAAATCAACTTGATGGAGGATGCAAGACTGTTGGTGGCAAGCCAAATGGAAGGTTTGCAGTTTTGGTCAATGGAGTAAAAAAATACGAGGGTGTTTTTCCGGCAGCAGCAGAAATGAGTTTTCAAGCTGAAGGGGAAACAGTTATGAGAGATACTGCTGAAGGCGTTAAAATTGAACTTTTTGGAATGGATAGAAAGGTTGATCCGCGCACGCAAAAGGATATTTATGATGTTTTAAAAAGCTTAGGCAAATTATCGGAATAATATTTTTGAGTTTGGCTTTGGAGAGAGGGAAACGTGCTCTGTAGCAATCTATTGATAGCTAATAAAGTTTCATTCTTGACAAAAAATAGAAATCATAATATAATTATAATATGATTAAATAGTCAGTCAATTAGGTGATGTGTTCATGGGACGAAATCTAGAAAAGAATATTCAA includes the following:
- a CDS encoding metallophosphoesterase translates to MALNDTSTKILNMRAAKFKNNSPFTLGLLGDSHIGQSNCTTNPTWYRELLKKIVSKNVYTIIHGGDASDHGGASLKQFVNITENQLKYGTINASRTPIFVNIGNHDYLRGKTTKAVSRNDYTKDIGQHNNIIKLFDSNKGPRVAVVLLDTGFTISGKLPSGEDYSKVLKSIEDKMIDLIKKHNTIRFIIDMHVPPQILATTKNDKKFNSSHVLSTQFNSKFRKFIKDFTSRYPGRIIAITAHHKHGWVQKNAYYFSYKTYDMKTHKIPIYLTAQGGHCDGNVQNAQYSFYIISFATFKKNKKRYYKITNVNRFNVTYNVANNVYKLSNPIPIGK